The Arthrobacter sp. NicSoilC5 genome has a window encoding:
- a CDS encoding protein phosphatase 2C domain-containing protein, translating into MNQHPASVSSTIQPGPGLSLTYGYGTDRGLRRELNEDSYIAADPIFAVADGMGGHEAGEIASGLCVRALAEMPQVTTGERNITASLLQEYLVRADASIREATGARAGTTLTGAVVVEQMGVPYWLVMNIGDSRTYRLSQGRFEQISVDHSEVQELVDAGEITAQEATVHPRRHVVTRALGTGDETEADYWLLPVEEGDRVLVCSDGLTGELPDEEILRILSTVAAPQDAVDALIQAALRSGGRDNVTAIVVDARNVANDDGTGTTAPRHTPADGDEVTLPRPAASEAVTQPLPAPVEAGTDQDGEPGR; encoded by the coding sequence ATGAACCAGCACCCCGCCAGTGTTTCCTCCACCATCCAGCCGGGGCCGGGCCTCAGCCTTACCTACGGCTACGGGACGGACAGGGGACTCCGCCGGGAGCTGAACGAGGATTCCTACATCGCCGCCGACCCGATCTTCGCCGTGGCTGACGGCATGGGCGGACACGAGGCCGGCGAAATCGCCAGCGGCCTGTGCGTGCGCGCCCTGGCAGAAATGCCCCAGGTCACCACGGGGGAGCGGAACATTACCGCGTCCCTCCTCCAGGAGTACCTGGTCCGTGCCGACGCCTCCATCCGGGAAGCCACAGGCGCCCGCGCCGGCACCACCCTGACGGGCGCTGTGGTGGTGGAGCAAATGGGCGTGCCGTACTGGCTGGTCATGAACATTGGCGATTCCCGCACCTACCGGCTCAGCCAGGGCCGGTTCGAGCAGATCAGCGTGGACCATTCCGAGGTCCAGGAGCTCGTGGACGCCGGCGAGATCACCGCACAGGAAGCCACCGTCCATCCCCGCCGCCACGTGGTCACCCGGGCCCTGGGCACCGGGGACGAGACGGAGGCGGACTACTGGCTCCTCCCCGTGGAGGAAGGCGACCGGGTGCTGGTCTGTTCGGACGGCCTCACCGGGGAATTGCCGGACGAGGAGATCCTCCGGATCCTCAGCACCGTGGCTGCGCCGCAGGACGCAGTGGACGCCCTGATCCAGGCTGCCCTGCGCAGCGGCGGCCGGGACAACGTGACGGCCATCGTGGTGGACGCCAGGAACGTAGCGAACGACGACGGCACCGGCACCACGGCACCCCGCCACACCCCGGCGGACGGGGACGAAGTGACGCTGCCGCGGCCGGCTGCGTCCGAAGCCGTCACGCAGCCCCTGCCGGCGCCCGTCGAAGCCGGCACCGACCAGGACGGAGAGCCCGGACGATGA
- a CDS encoding RDD family protein — translation MAVNLQLVPAAAGKRLGAAVIDWLPGVAVLVVTFAIGFAGITRTRSGGFIVYDTSSLVLFGGIGLGLTLAYLFVVLGLEARSGKTPGNLAMGIRSADQDGYAPGAGAVFLRGLITGAGILLALLAAVLVVVFKWFDAALFILGPLLLVGAAWAVLVVVSNRWDKNGGLRGWNDTAAKTLVFDVKAGRDPITTGGIQGPYSFAPLDLPPVQQVLSPVAGAKAPQTAAPQTAAPQAGSQPPAPVLQSPPPAVPAPYNPAPYNPAPAAPAPQVNGPQASAPQAPAPSATMPSQTMPYTSPASFAPPAAGSQGVPPGHRVPSQHVDDDVERTQVRPGAGGPAQVAVLRIRLDDGRDFQLDRSVLVGRNPVGQSGEQHAQLLAVDDPGRSISKTHLHLLTDGAGIWVTDRQSTNGSAVTTPDGLRTPLVPGVPTFVTPGSSVHFGDRTFYLGQA, via the coding sequence ATGGCAGTGAACCTTCAGCTTGTTCCGGCTGCGGCGGGCAAGCGGCTTGGCGCTGCCGTCATCGACTGGCTGCCCGGGGTGGCAGTGCTGGTGGTGACGTTCGCCATCGGATTTGCCGGGATCACCCGCACCAGGAGCGGCGGGTTCATCGTGTACGACACCTCTTCCCTGGTGCTGTTCGGCGGAATCGGCCTGGGCCTCACCCTGGCCTACCTGTTCGTCGTGCTCGGTCTGGAAGCCCGCAGCGGCAAAACGCCCGGCAACCTGGCCATGGGCATCCGCAGCGCGGACCAGGACGGCTACGCACCCGGTGCGGGCGCTGTGTTCCTGCGCGGCCTCATCACCGGGGCGGGCATCCTCCTGGCCCTGCTGGCGGCAGTGCTGGTAGTGGTCTTCAAATGGTTCGACGCCGCCCTGTTCATCCTCGGCCCGCTGCTCCTGGTGGGTGCTGCCTGGGCTGTGCTGGTGGTGGTTTCCAACCGTTGGGACAAGAACGGCGGCCTCCGGGGCTGGAATGACACCGCTGCCAAGACCCTCGTGTTCGACGTCAAGGCAGGCAGGGACCCCATCACCACCGGCGGCATCCAGGGTCCCTACAGCTTCGCGCCCCTGGACCTCCCGCCTGTGCAGCAGGTGCTCTCCCCGGTGGCCGGGGCCAAAGCGCCGCAAACCGCCGCACCGCAAACCGCCGCACCCCAAGCCGGCTCCCAGCCACCTGCTCCGGTACTGCAGTCTCCGCCACCTGCTGTCCCGGCCCCGTACAACCCAGCCCCCTACAACCCGGCCCCTGCGGCTCCGGCACCGCAGGTCAACGGACCGCAGGCGTCCGCGCCCCAAGCACCTGCGCCGTCGGCCACCATGCCTTCGCAGACCATGCCGTACACCTCGCCGGCGTCCTTCGCGCCGCCCGCGGCCGGTTCCCAGGGCGTTCCCCCGGGGCACCGGGTGCCTTCGCAGCATGTGGACGACGACGTCGAACGCACCCAGGTGCGTCCCGGCGCCGGAGGACCAGCCCAGGTGGCCGTCCTCCGCATCCGCCTGGACGACGGCCGCGACTTCCAGCTGGACCGCAGCGTCCTGGTGGGCCGGAACCCGGTGGGGCAATCGGGCGAACAGCACGCCCAGCTGCTGGCTGTAGACGACCCCGGGCGCTCCATCTCCAAGACGCACCTGCACCTGCTCACTGACGGTGCGGGCATCTGGGTGACGGACCGGCAGTCGACCAACGGAAGCGCCGTCACCACCCCGGACGGCCTGCGCACCCCCCTGGTGCCGGGCGTCCCCACGTTTGTTACCCCGGGATCCAGCGTGCACTTTGGAGACCGTACCTTTTACCTAGGACAGGCATGA